The window GCCAGTAGCGGCGGCACTGCGGCAGGGAGAGTCTCTGCCCTAGCCGGGAAAGTCACACCTGCCTGGGATGATTGTATCAAGCAATCGGGACAGCAAAGAAAAAGCACCTACCTAATGCCACTGTTCTGATGGCGGAAAGATAGGTTTCAGATCGGGATCAAACGAGGCGGATGGGAGCTACCGTGGAGCACCTCCTGGGGTAAATGAAGGAATGTCCGCAAAAGAATGTCCGCTGTCAACCTCTCAAATTTACGACGGTTAACCGGAAGGAGAAGGAGATGGGATTGACCGCACCCTGGTGCCTTCTTGGTGTAAGAGCTGGCAGAAAAGAGAATGCTCCATTAGCCTATAGCCGTTTTAAGCAGGTGCTTAGCAAGAGACTGGATGAACAACCCCACCTGTTATAAAGCGAAACGAAGGTTGCGGAAGTGAATTGCAGGGGCTCAAGGCCAAAACCAAGCTTGTGGTGTCGCAAGAAATAGGAAGGAAGAGAGTCTTTTAGGCCTTTTATAAAAAAACAGAAGAATCCGCAACGGTTTTAGATTTCAATTAGAAGGATTCAGAACTAACGAGTTTTTTGTTCAGAGCGGTCTCAAGAAGCTTTAGTGGCGATTTCTCCGGGTGCTTCAAGGCATTTACTTTAAGGTGAAAAGTTTGTTCCAGGAGGAATTGTCCTTTATCCACAGCATGAAGGACCTGGTCTGTGAAAACAATCCATGTACTTCCTGCCGGGAAATCAAAAGCAACCTGAGGAGAATTCTTCTGGTATTCCAGGTCAAGCTTGCCTTTATCGTGCAACTCAAGCATGTAATGATCGTATAGGCTTCTGTAGCCTTTTGTAATTCCAAAAAGATAGAGCAAAAAACGCTTTCCCGGTGCAGGAGGAGACAACTGGGGAAGGAGATGGTTGAGATAGTTTTGGAAAGGTTCCCCTATTCTCCAGCTTCTTGGTTTACCTTGGGGGTTTATGTTAGAAAAAACCCTTAAAATTCTTTCTCCACCCGTAGGGCTTGAAGGGAAAGCATCGACATGGAGTCTTGTATCATCTTTTCGAGCTGATGTCGCACGACCTGATATTTCCACGGGCCGGAAGCTCGTTCGGGCTATCTTTAAAGAAGAACCGTAAAAAGGAAAGAGCAGATGGAGAAAAGCAGCCGTTTTCTCGGCGTAACGTTTCAACAGGCCGCTGAGCAACCTGAGATCTTCAGACTTTCCTTCTACACCTTTAAGGGTGGCGCTCCTTGGATCATAGCTGATGTTCTTTGCTCCACTTACCCAGGTGGGATCAAGAAACTTCAATTCCTCAGTAAGCAGGGGAAAATTCAGTTTTGGGAAAAAGAGAACGGAACCGCTTTCGAGCCCTTCAATCGCTTTATCCTGGATTTCCTGGGTAAACTCAGCCTCCCAACTTTCTGCGTCAAATTGAATGATAGGTTGCTCGTTGGTTTTAGTATCCATAGGAAACAAGAGATAAAATCTTTACCTTTTTTTCTTTAGAATGGGAAGGCCCGTACGTTCGCTTTCGGTAACCACGTAACCATTGGGTAAAGCATCAAGAGCCCCATCTCCAATTTGAGTAGAAAAATAGTATAATGTTACCTTATGCCCATTTCTCAGGACCTGTTCCCTGGAATGGAGATAATAGGTTTTACCCGACTTTTTACTGACAACTTGATAGGCCATAAATGCACCTTCTCTTTAAATGGTTGGGTTAAATCAGACCTTTTTCTTTTAGAATAGTATAAGTCCCTTTTTTCATCAAGGTTTTTAAAGCCCTTGCAGAAATCCTTAAACTGACCTTTTTAGCTAATTCGGGAACATACACTTTTTTGTTTCTCAAGTTAGGCAGAAAGAGCCGAGGAGTGTTTCCCGTTGTATGTAAGCCGATGCCCCCCTTTTTCTTGGCCTTACCTTTTCTAATTATTTTTCTGCCTCGAGTAGGACGCTTATCGAGAATGGGACAGATTCTAGGCATAAGCCCTCCTTTATTTCATCAGTAAAACATTTCTT is drawn from Methylacidiphilum infernorum V4 and contains these coding sequences:
- a CDS encoding Kdo hydroxylase family protein, with the translated sequence MDTKTNEQPIIQFDAESWEAEFTQEIQDKAIEGLESGSVLFFPKLNFPLLTEELKFLDPTWVSGAKNISYDPRSATLKGVEGKSEDLRLLSGLLKRYAEKTAAFLHLLFPFYGSSLKIARTSFRPVEISGRATSARKDDTRLHVDAFPSSPTGGERILRVFSNINPQGKPRSWRIGEPFQNYLNHLLPQLSPPAPGKRFLLYLFGITKGYRSLYDHYMLELHDKGKLDLEYQKNSPQVAFDFPAGSTWIVFTDQVLHAVDKGQFLLEQTFHLKVNALKHPEKSPLKLLETALNKKLVSSESF
- the rpmB gene encoding 50S ribosomal protein L28 gives rise to the protein MPRICPILDKRPTRGRKIIRKGKAKKKGGIGLHTTGNTPRLFLPNLRNKKVYVPELAKKVSLRISARALKTLMKKGTYTILKEKGLI